TGCAGGCAGTGCGGCAGGAGCAGGAGCACCTGCCCGGGCTCGTAGCGTTTGCCCTCGGCCAGCACCAGCTCGTTGTTGACCTTGATGAAGGAGTTGCGGACCCGCTCCTTGGAGATGCCGAAGATGCGGGCGATGATGATCATCAAAGGCAGGAAGAGCTTGATGGTCAGGCCGCGCATGCGCCGGGTGAAGGGCAGGTGCCGCCCCATGGCCACGGAGAAGGTCAGCCCCAGGCAGGCCCAGAGCACCAGCAGGATGGCCACGCCCATGACAGCGCCCCAGACGGGCACTGCCATCGGGTGGATCTGGGAGAGGCCGATGGTCGGCACGATCCACAAGAGGGCCAGCACGCAGCACACCACCAGGGTGCTGGCGCTGATCAGCCCGATGAACAGGCGCTTGCGGGAGCTTTCGGCGATTTCCATGTGGACTCAGACTAATTGGTTTGCGGGGAAAAGCAACATCCCGCCGGTATAGCCGCGAGCGGGCAGGGGAACTTCAGGAGAGGAGGTC
This sequence is a window from Fundidesulfovibrio soli. Protein-coding genes within it:
- a CDS encoding DUF116 domain-containing protein, translating into MEIAESSRKRLFIGLISASTLVVCCVLALLWIVPTIGLSQIHPMAVPVWGAVMGVAILLVLWACLGLTFSVAMGRHLPFTRRMRGLTIKLFLPLMIIIARIFGISKERVRNSFIKVNNELVLAEGKRYEPGQVLLLLPHCLQSSRCSVRLTYDIFNCKRCGQCPVHGLLALTEAYGVHMAIATGGTIARRIVVQTRPRLIIAVACERDLASGIQDAYPLPVFGVLNERPQGPCLDTLVPLTVLENTLRHFLGSKAAPAPVIPRLAPKPGSILDSKHGEA